In Leopardus geoffroyi isolate Oge1 chromosome D1, O.geoffroyi_Oge1_pat1.0, whole genome shotgun sequence, a single window of DNA contains:
- the LOC123602518 gene encoding LOW QUALITY PROTEIN: olfactory receptor 51I2-like (The sequence of the model RefSeq protein was modified relative to this genomic sequence to represent the inferred CDS: deleted 2 bases in 1 codon) yields MGNFKINASDAPTFILMGFPGMETMESWLSFPLLLLYTISIVGNTLVLLIVKEEQSLHQPMYYFLSLLSVNDLDTPFSTLLTVLAALCFCAQVIAFNACLAQMFFIHLFSWTESGILLAMSFDRYVAICHPLRYATVLANARIVAMGLCAVLRSFALILVFPLLLHRLPFCHSRNILSHAYCLHVDMIKLACTDVSLNSHYGLSIVLFTFGLDSSLILISYLLIVRSVLAIASGEKCIKTLNTHVSHILAVLIFCVPMVSVSIVHRFGAGLPHAVYILMSILYLFVPPMLNPIIYSIKTKEIRRRLLKMLFRVKS; encoded by the exons ATGGGTAACTTCAAAATCAATGCCTCTGATGCTCCCACCTTTATCCTGATGGGCTTCCCAGGAATGGAAACCATGGAATCCTGGCTATCCTTCCCTCTTCTGCTGCTCTACACCATCTCCATTGTGGGAAACACCCTGGTCCTCCTCATTGTTAAGGAGGAACAGAGCTTGCACCAGCCCATGTATTACTTTTTATCTCTACTTTCAGTCAATGACTTG GACACTCCCTTTTCCACATTGCTGACCGTGCTGGCTGCCCTCTGCTTCTGTGCCCAGGTGATTGCCTTTAATGCCTGCTTGGCCCAAATGTTTTTCATCCACCTCTTCTCTTGGACAGAGTCTGGCATCCTTCTGGCTATGAGCTTCGATCGCTATGTTGCCATCTGCCACCCACTGCGCTATGCTACAGTGCTTGCTAATGCCCGCATTGTGGCAATGGGACTGTGTGCTGTCCTCCGAAGTTTTGCCCTTATCCTTGTCTTCCCACTGCTGCTGCACAGACTCCCCTTCTGCCACTCCCGGAACATCCTCTCCCATGCCTACTGCCTTCATGTGGATATGATTAAGCTGGCATGTACTGATGTCTCCCTCAATAGCCACTATGGGCTGTCAATTGTGCTATTCACCTTTGGCCTGGACTCTTCACTCATTCTCATCTCCTATTTACTAATCGTGCGATCAGTGCTTGCCATCGCCTCCGGAGAAAAGTGCATCAAGACACTGAACACACATGTGTCCCACATCCTAGCTGTGCTCATCTTCTGTGTGCCCATGGTAAGTGTGTCCATTGTGCATCGTTTTGGTGCTGGCCTGCCCCATGCTGTCTATATCCTCATGTCTATTCTCTACCTCTTTGTGCCTCCCATGCTCAATCCTATCATCTACTCCATTAAGACAAAGGAGATACGTCGCAGGCTCCTCAAGATGCTCTTTAGGGTTAAGTCCTGA